One uncultured Hyphomonas sp. genomic region harbors:
- a CDS encoding 50S ribosomal protein L25/general stress protein Ctc yields the protein MSKQKITFNVELRERIGTGGARAARKEGLVPGVLYGGGQDPVAISLKRGEVQKAIETGHFLSSTATLVHKGEKQLVIPQAIQMHPVTDQPMHVDLYRVDAKQKIKVEVAVHFVGEEVSPGLKKGGTLNVVRHAVELLVPAGHIPESLEADVSKLEIGDNVKISDIALPGDAEPTITDRDFTIATIAGRSAKADDTSAEADEEEAAEEEGGEEKED from the coding sequence ATGTCAAAACAAAAGATTACCTTCAATGTCGAACTGCGTGAGCGCATCGGCACCGGCGGCGCACGTGCGGCCCGCAAAGAAGGCCTCGTGCCGGGCGTCCTCTATGGCGGCGGCCAGGACCCGGTGGCGATCAGCCTGAAGCGCGGTGAAGTGCAGAAAGCCATCGAAACTGGCCACTTCCTGTCCTCGACCGCAACGCTGGTCCACAAGGGCGAGAAACAGCTGGTGATCCCGCAGGCAATCCAGATGCACCCGGTCACCGACCAGCCGATGCACGTCGACCTGTACCGCGTCGATGCCAAGCAGAAGATCAAGGTCGAAGTGGCTGTGCACTTCGTCGGCGAGGAAGTCTCGCCGGGCCTCAAGAAGGGCGGCACGCTCAACGTGGTTCGCCACGCTGTCGAACTGCTCGTTCCGGCCGGCCACATTCCAGAATCGCTGGAAGCAGACGTGTCCAAGCTGGAAATCGGCGACAATGTGAAGATCTCCGACATCGCCCTGCCGGGCGATGCCGAACCGACCATCACAGACCGCGACTTCACCATCGCCACCATCGCCGGCCGCTCGGCCAAGGCCGATGACACTTCTGCCGAGGCTGACGAAGAGGAAGCCGCTGAAGAAGAAGGCGGCGAAGAGAAAGAAGACTAA
- the pth gene encoding aminoacyl-tRNA hydrolase, with translation MLILSGQGNPTDRYAKNRHNAGFILLDALHARYNFGPWRSKFESLIAEGNVGGQKVLLVKPQTYYNETGRALSKILQFYKRPADDVTVFYDEIDLAPGRLRVKRGGGHSGNNGVRSMMAHLGESFRRVRIGIGHPGDKAMVMPHVLSDFTKADLQWFEPMIDAIGSALPFLLDGDDERFQTEVMRLAPAPKHDPKQAARRGDA, from the coding sequence ATGTTGATCCTTTCCGGACAGGGAAACCCCACCGACCGCTACGCAAAGAACCGGCACAATGCCGGCTTCATCCTGCTGGACGCGCTACATGCACGGTACAATTTCGGGCCTTGGCGCTCGAAGTTCGAAAGCCTGATCGCGGAAGGCAATGTCGGCGGGCAGAAGGTGCTGCTGGTCAAACCGCAGACCTATTACAACGAGACGGGCCGCGCCCTCTCCAAGATCCTGCAATTCTACAAACGCCCCGCCGATGACGTGACCGTCTTCTATGATGAGATCGACCTTGCGCCAGGGCGGCTGCGGGTGAAGCGCGGCGGCGGGCATTCGGGAAACAATGGCGTGCGCTCGATGATGGCCCATCTCGGTGAAAGCTTCCGCCGTGTGCGGATCGGGATCGGCCACCCCGGCGACAAGGCCATGGTCATGCCACACGTCCTGTCGGACTTCACCAAGGCTGACCTGCAATGGTTTGAGCCGATGATCGACGCAATCGGCAGCGCCCTGCCCTTCCTGCTGGATGGCGATGATGAGCGGTTCCAGACCGAAGTCATGCGCCTCGCCCCGGCCCCGAAACACGATCCGAAACAGGCCGCGCGTCGCGGCGACGCCTGA
- a CDS encoding Gfo/Idh/MocA family oxidoreductase, producing the protein MTKLKVGVAGAGVFGNYHAQKAAASVRTDLIGVYDIDLPRATRIAEQFGAKGFDDYAAFLDACDAVVIAVPATWHEPLARQAIEAHRHVLCEKPLALTGKAARFLADEAAAHGRILQVGHQERFVAMAMGVLAIEEAPLLLESVRSGPPAPDNRAGDVSVIWDLMIHDLDLAAMMLGNEFTGVSATGRRVHSAHIDEATAEFTYAAGGKARLTASRAASERQRSMHVVYPSGEISIDFLTRKVENTTPYEIKVDISAELPDPLGAADEGFYAACLGLARSPVPAHGTVGAVAMAEAAEADILAKIDA; encoded by the coding sequence ATGACGAAGCTGAAAGTGGGCGTCGCGGGCGCCGGGGTGTTCGGAAATTATCATGCGCAGAAGGCTGCAGCATCGGTCCGGACCGATCTGATCGGTGTCTATGACATTGACCTGCCTCGCGCGACGCGGATCGCCGAACAGTTCGGCGCGAAGGGCTTCGACGACTATGCCGCCTTCCTGGACGCGTGCGACGCGGTCGTGATTGCCGTGCCCGCCACCTGGCACGAGCCGCTGGCCCGCCAGGCGATCGAGGCGCACCGCCATGTTCTGTGCGAAAAGCCGCTGGCGCTGACCGGCAAGGCCGCGCGCTTCCTCGCAGACGAGGCAGCAGCGCATGGCCGTATCCTTCAGGTGGGTCATCAGGAACGTTTCGTCGCCATGGCAATGGGCGTGCTGGCAATTGAGGAAGCGCCGCTTCTGCTGGAATCGGTCCGCTCTGGTCCGCCGGCGCCCGACAATCGCGCGGGCGATGTGTCGGTCATCTGGGATCTGATGATCCACGACCTGGACCTCGCGGCGATGATGCTTGGCAATGAGTTCACCGGCGTGAGCGCCACCGGGCGCCGCGTCCACTCGGCCCATATCGATGAGGCAACGGCTGAGTTCACCTATGCCGCAGGCGGCAAAGCCCGCCTGACGGCCAGCCGCGCCGCCAGCGAGCGCCAGCGCAGCATGCATGTCGTTTATCCCTCGGGCGAAATCTCCATCGACTTCCTGACCCGCAAGGTCGAGAACACCACGCCTTACGAGATCAAGGTCGACATCTCCGCCGAACTACCCGATCCGCTGGGCGCTGCCGATGAAGGCTTCTACGCCGCCTGTCTCGGTCTCGCGCGCAGCCCGGTTCCGGCGCATGGCACGGTCGGGGCCGTCGCGATGGCGGAAGCCGCCGAAGCTGACATTCTGGCAAAAATCGACGCCTGA
- a CDS encoding NADP-dependent oxidoreductase produces MTTLTSTEWGLARRPVGLPEQADFEKKTVEIGEPGPGEIQVQNTWMSVDPYMRGRMYDRESYVPPFQIGETMTGGAVGRVTASNNPDFQVGDLVQSMNGWRTAWVGDPASAMAVKLPSDTGLPDSAFLGVAGMPGLTAYAGILRIAELKEGDTVFVSGAAGAVGSTVVQIAKIKNCTVIGSAGGPDKCAFVKSLGADHVIDYKQAKGLEGLVAALKEAAPKGIDVYFDNVGGDHLTAAIEVARPMARFAECGMIAQYNETGTPVGPPNIIQVVGKQLKIQGFIVSTHADMQPAFLADMAKWIAAGQMKFQETVMEGIDKAPDAFIGLFSGANTGKMLVKLG; encoded by the coding sequence ATGACTACACTTACATCAACGGAATGGGGCCTCGCCCGCCGCCCGGTCGGGCTGCCGGAGCAGGCGGACTTCGAAAAGAAAACGGTCGAGATCGGCGAGCCCGGCCCCGGCGAAATCCAGGTCCAGAACACCTGGATGTCGGTCGATCCGTATATGCGCGGCCGCATGTATGACCGCGAAAGCTATGTCCCGCCCTTCCAGATCGGTGAAACCATGACCGGCGGAGCCGTCGGCCGGGTGACAGCCTCCAACAATCCGGACTTCCAGGTCGGAGACCTCGTCCAGTCGATGAACGGCTGGCGTACGGCCTGGGTCGGCGATCCGGCAAGTGCCATGGCGGTGAAGCTGCCCAGCGATACCGGCCTGCCCGATAGTGCCTTTCTCGGCGTCGCGGGCATGCCAGGGCTGACCGCCTATGCCGGTATCCTGCGGATCGCTGAACTGAAGGAAGGTGACACGGTCTTCGTCTCCGGCGCAGCCGGCGCTGTCGGCTCCACCGTGGTGCAGATCGCCAAGATCAAGAACTGCACGGTCATCGGCTCGGCTGGCGGACCGGACAAGTGCGCCTTCGTGAAGTCGCTCGGCGCCGATCATGTGATCGACTATAAACAGGCCAAAGGCCTTGAAGGGCTCGTCGCCGCCCTGAAGGAAGCCGCACCGAAAGGCATCGACGTCTATTTCGACAATGTCGGCGGCGATCACCTGACCGCTGCGATCGAAGTCGCCCGTCCAATGGCGCGCTTCGCCGAATGCGGGATGATTGCCCAGTACAATGAAACCGGCACGCCGGTTGGCCCGCCCAACATCATCCAGGTCGTCGGCAAACAGCTGAAGATCCAGGGCTTCATCGTCTCCACGCATGCCGACATGCAGCCGGCCTTCCTTGCGGATATGGCCAAATGGATCGCGGCAGGGCAGATGAAATTCCAGGAAACGGTGATGGAGGGAATCGACAAGGCGCCGGACGCCTTTATCGGTCTCTTCAGCGGTGCCAACACCGGCAAGATGCTTGTTAAACTGGGATAG
- a CDS encoding HU family DNA-binding protein: protein MNKGELTKAVAAASGLSQSDAGKAVDAVFDTIADAVKSRKQVAIAGFGTFAPKTRNARTGRNPATGEPIKIPEKTSASFKPASAMKDL from the coding sequence ATGAACAAGGGTGAACTTACGAAGGCAGTGGCCGCTGCTTCTGGTCTGTCGCAAAGCGACGCCGGCAAGGCCGTTGATGCTGTATTCGACACGATCGCTGACGCGGTGAAATCGCGTAAGCAGGTCGCCATCGCAGGCTTCGGCACTTTCGCGCCGAAAACCCGCAATGCCCGCACCGGCCGCAACCCGGCAACCGGTGAACCGATCAAGATCCCGGAGAAGACATCGGCTTCCTTCAAGCCGGCCTCCGCAATGAAGGATCTCTAG
- a CDS encoding MATE family efflux transporter: MAEWGGFNLTFTIATWISLAANTVYGYTIQLVGFCFMFYMGIASATSVRVAEAFGRGNKEEVVNAGRLGVAATILTGVTLGLGLVIFSGPLSVLLVKPDAVIDGVRIAPAIASLLFLASVMTLFDGIQATASFALRAQEIVWSPSLIHIGSFFLVMLPACYWLGIVQGHGAKGMMEGALIGVFVAGTLQTLMLELKAARPLKGHAA; the protein is encoded by the coding sequence GTGGCTGAATGGGGCGGGTTCAATCTGACCTTCACGATCGCGACGTGGATCAGCCTCGCTGCCAATACCGTATACGGATACACGATCCAGCTCGTCGGCTTCTGCTTCATGTTCTACATGGGCATTGCCTCGGCAACGAGCGTCCGGGTGGCGGAAGCGTTCGGCCGTGGCAACAAGGAGGAGGTCGTCAATGCCGGCCGCCTCGGTGTTGCCGCGACGATCCTGACCGGCGTGACGCTGGGGCTCGGCCTGGTCATCTTCAGCGGGCCGCTGTCGGTGCTGCTGGTGAAGCCTGATGCCGTGATCGACGGTGTCCGGATTGCGCCTGCCATTGCATCGCTTTTGTTCCTGGCATCGGTCATGACGTTGTTTGACGGAATTCAGGCCACGGCGTCCTTCGCGCTGCGGGCCCAGGAGATCGTCTGGTCGCCGAGCCTGATCCATATCGGCTCGTTCTTCCTGGTGATGCTGCCAGCCTGTTACTGGCTGGGTATCGTGCAGGGCCACGGAGCGAAAGGCATGATGGAAGGCGCCCTTATCGGTGTGTTCGTGGCGGGTACGCTGCAGACCCTGATGCTGGAATTGAAAGCGGCGCGTCCCCTGAAGGGACACGCCGCCTGA
- a CDS encoding MATE family efflux transporter, translating to MRSMNWPAWVRLGDIIDLLRLSVPIAISRMAMMLMSMTDAVVLGQFAPGELPFVLNSWLPMGVTLGFSMGILIGVQVLTSEMLGVGRHAQSGRIFRRGLLASIALGIVLLGVVVLIAEPLFYWLFVEIAPVSESTDLANPEFVAASTASVTHILALALPGFTISTVCGLYLEALRRPTLVAIISYGGVLLNIVLDLAYVGGFWGLPQMGAEGVAIATTGSRYAIAVAMFIAVIFLTPAFRASPKAEPGEARRQFEVGIGSAIPTWLNGAGSI from the coding sequence ATGCGGAGCATGAACTGGCCGGCCTGGGTCCGGCTTGGGGACATTATTGATTTGTTGCGCCTGTCGGTGCCCATCGCGATCTCCCGGATGGCGATGATGCTGATGAGCATGACGGACGCGGTTGTGCTGGGGCAGTTTGCGCCCGGCGAGCTGCCGTTCGTGCTGAACTCCTGGCTGCCCATGGGCGTCACGCTGGGCTTTAGCATGGGCATTCTGATCGGGGTGCAGGTCCTGACGTCCGAAATGCTGGGCGTCGGACGTCATGCCCAGTCCGGGCGGATTTTCCGCCGGGGACTGCTGGCCTCCATTGCGCTTGGCATCGTCCTGCTGGGCGTTGTGGTCCTGATCGCGGAACCGCTGTTCTACTGGCTGTTCGTCGAGATCGCGCCGGTCTCGGAGTCGACAGATCTCGCTAATCCGGAATTCGTCGCAGCATCGACGGCGTCGGTCACGCACATTCTGGCGCTTGCCCTGCCGGGCTTCACCATTTCCACGGTGTGCGGGCTTTATCTGGAGGCCCTGCGCCGCCCCACGCTGGTGGCCATCATCAGCTATGGCGGTGTCCTGCTGAATATCGTTCTGGACCTTGCTTATGTCGGCGGCTTCTGGGGGCTGCCCCAGATGGGGGCAGAAGGTGTTGCCATCGCGACGACCGGCTCGCGCTATGCGATCGCCGTGGCGATGTTCATTGCCGTCATCTTCCTGACCCCGGCCTTCCGGGCATCGCCGAAAGCTGAGCCGGGCGAAGCGCGGCGCCAGTTCGAGGTCGGTATCGGTTCGGCCATTCCAACGTGGCTGAATGGGGCGGGTTCAATCTGA
- a CDS encoding 3-deoxy-7-phosphoheptulonate synthase class II, producing the protein MSNWTPSDWRELPAKHIPEDYPDTAALAAAEARLRSFPPLVFAGEARRLKTRLAEVAAGDAFLLQGGDCAESFKEFHPDNIRDTFRVILQMAVVLTFAAAKPVVKVGRIAGQFGKPRSAPIETIDGVTLPSYRGDNINGMDFTPEARMPDPDRLIQAYSQSAATLNLLRAFSQGGYASLANVHRWMLGFVDRSSQGERYEKLADQISASLRFMEAVGLNAETVPQMAQVEFYTSHEALLLGYEEALTRIDSTSGDWYDTSAHMLWIGHRTRQVDHAHVNFCKGIKNPIGIKCGPGMEPDELVRLIETINPADEAGRITLISRFGSDGVAQGLPPLARAVKASGRTVVWSCDPMHGNTLKTDSGFKTRPVDRILSEVRQFIDVMNAEGCYPGGVHFEMTGQNVTECIGGAQAISEDDLSSRYHTHCDPRLNGEQALELAFLVAEKLQALGNGKDSARKAG; encoded by the coding sequence ATGAGCAACTGGACCCCTTCCGACTGGCGCGAACTGCCGGCGAAGCACATCCCGGAGGATTACCCGGATACTGCAGCACTTGCTGCAGCAGAGGCCCGTCTGCGCTCATTTCCGCCGCTGGTTTTTGCCGGGGAAGCCCGACGCCTGAAAACCCGCCTGGCCGAAGTGGCCGCGGGCGATGCCTTCCTGCTGCAGGGCGGTGATTGCGCGGAAAGCTTCAAGGAATTCCACCCGGACAACATCCGCGACACGTTCCGCGTGATTCTGCAGATGGCCGTCGTGCTGACCTTCGCTGCCGCCAAGCCGGTGGTGAAAGTGGGTCGTATTGCCGGCCAGTTCGGAAAGCCGCGCTCCGCGCCGATTGAGACGATCGATGGCGTGACGCTGCCGTCCTACCGGGGCGACAACATCAACGGCATGGACTTCACGCCGGAAGCCCGCATGCCCGACCCGGATCGCCTGATTCAGGCCTACTCCCAGTCGGCGGCGACGCTGAACCTGCTGCGCGCCTTCAGCCAGGGCGGTTATGCCAGCCTCGCCAATGTGCACCGCTGGATGCTCGGCTTTGTGGATCGTAGCTCTCAGGGCGAACGCTATGAGAAGCTGGCGGACCAGATCTCTGCCTCTCTGCGCTTCATGGAAGCGGTCGGCCTGAATGCCGAAACCGTGCCCCAGATGGCCCAGGTGGAGTTCTACACCAGCCACGAAGCCCTGCTGCTCGGCTATGAGGAAGCGCTGACCCGCATCGATTCCACGTCTGGCGACTGGTACGACACGTCGGCCCACATGCTGTGGATCGGCCACCGGACCCGTCAGGTGGATCATGCCCACGTCAATTTCTGCAAGGGGATCAAGAACCCGATCGGCATCAAGTGCGGCCCCGGCATGGAGCCGGACGAGCTTGTCCGCCTGATCGAGACGATCAACCCGGCAGACGAGGCCGGCCGGATCACGCTGATCTCGCGCTTTGGCTCCGATGGCGTGGCGCAAGGACTACCGCCGCTGGCACGTGCCGTGAAGGCAAGCGGCCGCACGGTGGTCTGGTCCTGTGATCCGATGCACGGCAACACGCTGAAGACCGACTCCGGCTTCAAGACACGCCCGGTGGACCGTATCCTCTCCGAGGTGCGCCAGTTCATCGACGTCATGAATGCCGAAGGCTGTTACCCAGGCGGGGTCCACTTCGAGATGACCGGCCAGAACGTCACCGAATGCATCGGCGGCGCGCAGGCGATCTCCGAGGACGACCTCTCCAGCCGCTACCACACGCATTGCGATCCGCGACTGAACGGTGAGCAGGCGCTGGAACTGGCCTTCCTGGTGGCAGAGAAGCTTCAGGCGCTCGGCAACGGCAAGGATTCGGCCCGCAAGGCTGGCTGA
- a CDS encoding AAA family ATPase, with translation MSHVYIAHSTLDLDDLLKLHEAMRAESIPVKFAPDDANDRDRNNRDIDDAFAMIVLVSATSVRSKTVRQDIERAKARGLPLIPYQIDKARLNGFFKQEVQPHLRLSSTMPDGLAQLVQQTLDAYKKKCPVIAVMNLKGGVGKTTVSAQVFGAWHAMAGGRILLIDLDPQYNLTQTFYEMDVADESAAADRSVISLFERSRLHTRDAESPAEHWLSLSTEPFAPVARDYLVHDLMADGNSPPGRFDIISGQFEISKYAFATDNDALEQIKRHFLRQVDFYRSEYDLIVFDTNPNATFLTRCALEAADRVLAPMHTDIYSLRGVKLLNQVLRTQIPVGKRPALSVLFNAVSRSEQSTFEADARNGAFDDAAGFPLSKALLKSALPRSKHFAVKPPQEGQPPWKQLVIHSGRGGGLKQIRESLKTIALELKTLCDETH, from the coding sequence ATGTCTCACGTCTACATCGCCCACTCCACGCTGGACCTCGACGACCTGCTGAAGCTTCACGAAGCGATGCGGGCGGAGTCGATCCCGGTGAAATTCGCGCCGGACGACGCCAACGACCGCGATCGCAACAATCGCGACATCGACGATGCCTTCGCGATGATCGTGCTGGTCTCGGCCACGTCAGTGCGGTCGAAGACCGTGCGCCAGGATATCGAGCGCGCCAAGGCCCGCGGCCTGCCGCTGATCCCGTACCAGATCGACAAGGCGCGCCTGAACGGCTTCTTCAAGCAGGAAGTCCAGCCCCACCTGCGCCTGTCCAGCACCATGCCGGACGGGCTGGCGCAGCTCGTCCAGCAGACGCTCGACGCCTACAAGAAGAAGTGCCCGGTCATCGCCGTGATGAACCTGAAGGGCGGGGTCGGCAAGACGACCGTCTCGGCGCAGGTCTTCGGCGCCTGGCACGCCATGGCCGGCGGGCGCATCCTGCTGATAGACCTCGACCCGCAATACAACCTGACCCAGACCTTCTACGAAATGGACGTCGCGGATGAGAGCGCGGCGGCGGACCGGTCGGTCATCTCCCTCTTCGAGCGATCCCGCCTGCACACGCGGGATGCGGAAAGCCCGGCTGAACACTGGCTGAGCCTGTCGACGGAGCCCTTTGCGCCGGTCGCGCGCGATTATCTGGTCCATGACCTGATGGCCGACGGCAACAGCCCGCCCGGCCGGTTCGACATCATCTCCGGCCAGTTCGAAATCTCGAAATATGCCTTCGCCACCGACAATGACGCGCTGGAACAGATCAAGCGGCACTTCCTGCGCCAGGTGGACTTCTATCGCAGCGAATACGACCTCATCGTGTTCGACACGAATCCCAACGCCACCTTCCTGACCCGCTGCGCGCTGGAGGCGGCAGACCGTGTACTGGCGCCGATGCACACCGACATCTATTCCCTGCGCGGGGTGAAGCTGCTGAACCAGGTGCTGCGCACGCAGATCCCGGTCGGCAAACGCCCGGCCCTGTCGGTTCTCTTCAATGCGGTCAGCCGGTCGGAACAGTCGACCTTCGAGGCGGATGCCCGCAATGGCGCGTTTGACGATGCCGCCGGCTTCCCGCTGTCCAAAGCGCTGCTGAAGTCCGCCCTGCCCCGCTCAAAGCATTTCGCCGTGAAGCCGCCGCAGGAGGGCCAGCCGCCCTGGAAGCAGCTGGTAATCCATTCCGGCCGCGGCGGCGGCCTGAAACAGATCCGTGAAAGCCTGAAGACAATTGCGCTGGAACTGAAGACGCTCTGCGACGAGACGCACTAA
- the gor gene encoding glutathione-disulfide reductase: MAEHAYDFDLFVIGGGSGGVRAARIAAITGARVGLAEEYRMGGTCVIRGCVPKKFMVYASQYGKDIEKSAGYGWSVGDVSYDHGTFAAAMHAEVDRLSGIYFRNLKNAGVEIFEERAEFVDAHTVRLKNSGKTITANKILIAVGGAPWRPSEEELPGIEHTITSNEVFHLEDLPKHVVIAGGGYIAVEFAHIFAGLGVPTCLVYRGEEVLRGFDADVRTAVHEGLKEAGVRVVTGAVFDRIEKRDGEDLPLHITLSSGSHIDADVVLMAVGRRPNTEGLGCEAAGIELDGNGAVKVDEWSKTNVDSVWAVGDVTDRVALTPVAIREGHAFADTEFGGNPWHFDHSDIATAVFSQPEVGTVGLSEADARKAHGADIDIYKTNFKPMKNALNGDTSRVLMKLVVRASDEKVLGVHMVGDDAAEIIQAIGIAIKIGVTKPDFDRTCAVHPSVAEELVTMRTKWVPDVTSNA, translated from the coding sequence ATGGCTGAGCACGCTTACGACTTCGACCTGTTTGTGATCGGAGGCGGCTCCGGCGGAGTGCGCGCGGCGCGCATCGCGGCGATTACGGGCGCGCGTGTCGGCCTGGCAGAAGAATACCGGATGGGCGGCACCTGCGTGATCCGCGGCTGTGTGCCGAAGAAATTCATGGTCTATGCCAGCCAGTATGGCAAAGACATCGAGAAGTCCGCCGGCTATGGCTGGAGCGTGGGAGATGTCTCGTACGATCACGGAACATTTGCTGCGGCGATGCACGCCGAAGTGGACCGCCTGTCAGGCATCTATTTCCGCAACCTCAAAAATGCCGGCGTCGAGATTTTCGAAGAGCGCGCCGAGTTTGTGGATGCGCACACTGTCCGCCTGAAAAATAGCGGCAAGACGATCACCGCAAACAAGATCCTGATCGCTGTGGGCGGTGCCCCGTGGCGCCCATCCGAGGAAGAGCTGCCGGGTATTGAGCACACGATCACGTCCAATGAAGTTTTCCATCTGGAAGACTTGCCGAAACATGTCGTCATCGCGGGCGGCGGCTATATTGCGGTCGAATTTGCGCATATTTTTGCCGGGCTCGGTGTGCCGACCTGCCTGGTCTATCGGGGTGAGGAAGTCTTGCGCGGCTTCGATGCCGATGTGCGCACCGCCGTGCATGAGGGCCTGAAAGAAGCAGGCGTGCGGGTTGTGACCGGTGCGGTGTTCGACAGGATCGAGAAACGCGACGGTGAAGACCTGCCGCTCCACATCACGCTTTCCAGTGGCAGCCATATCGATGCCGATGTCGTGCTGATGGCCGTTGGACGCCGTCCGAACACCGAGGGACTTGGCTGCGAGGCGGCCGGGATCGAACTGGACGGTAATGGCGCCGTCAAAGTCGATGAATGGTCAAAGACCAATGTCGACAGCGTCTGGGCCGTTGGCGACGTGACGGACCGCGTCGCGCTGACGCCGGTGGCCATCCGAGAGGGGCATGCCTTTGCCGATACCGAGTTCGGCGGCAATCCCTGGCATTTCGATCATTCGGACATTGCGACGGCGGTCTTCTCGCAGCCGGAAGTCGGCACGGTCGGCCTCAGCGAAGCCGATGCCCGCAAGGCCCATGGCGCCGACATCGACATCTACAAGACGAACTTCAAGCCGATGAAGAATGCCTTGAACGGCGACACCAGCCGTGTACTGATGAAGCTGGTCGTGCGCGCGTCGGATGAGAAAGTGCTGGGCGTTCACATGGTTGGCGATGATGCCGCCGAGATCATCCAGGCCATCGGCATCGCCATCAAGATAGGCGTCACCAAGCCGGACTTCGACCGCACCTGCGCGGTCCATCCGTCGGTGGCCGAGGAATTGGTGACGATGCGCACAAAATGGGTGCCGGACGTGACCAGCAACGCCTGA